The Rhinoderma darwinii isolate aRhiDar2 chromosome 11, aRhiDar2.hap1, whole genome shotgun sequence genome window below encodes:
- the LOC142663524 gene encoding uncharacterized protein LOC142663524 yields the protein MDKYGNKITDRILNLTLEIIYLLTGEGLSQTQDYTVVKKTSGECVTPNSHAHEFGGWSRTKTPITKIPPHSLIHERNNEKILDFTHKIIELLTGEVPIRCQDVAIYFSMEEWEYIEEHKDLKDVMMEDHRNRTSMGKKDLYKDVMMEDHRNHTPPGKKDLYKDVMMEDHRNRTPTGKKDLHKDVMMEDHRNHTPPGKKDLYKDIMIENHRNRTPPGKRDLYKDVMMEDHRNRTPPGKKDLYKDVMMEDHRNRTPPGKKDLYKDVMMEDHRNCTPPDGSSKRNPPERCPSPNTLDCPEEDLNDHSESQDADFLNIKVEDLDDEEDTYVMSDHHFLEMEHPTDIHTDGSRKINLPKHRPGSPFSKDCPIEDVNVVEDRQVDPRMKI from the exons ATGGACAAGTATGGAAATAAAATAACAGACAGGATATTAAACCTCACCCTGGAGATCATATACctgctgaccggagag GGTCTATCCCAAACACAGGATTACAcagtagtgaagaagacatctggAGAGTGTGTGACCCCCAACAGCCATGCCCATGAGTTCGGAGGATGGAGCAGAACCAAGACCCCCATCACGAAGATTCCACCTCACTCACTAATACATGAGAGGAACAATGAGAAGATCCTGGACTTCACCCACAAGATCATTGAGCTGCTGACGGGGGAG gttcctataagatgtcaggatgtcgccatctatttctccatggaggagtgggaatatatagaagaacacaaggatctcaaggacgtcatgatggaggaccaccggaaccgcacATCAATGGGTAagaaggatctgtacaaggacgtcatgatggaggaccaccggaaccaCACACCACCGGGTAagaaggatctgtacaaggacgtcatgatggaggaccatcgGAACCGCACACCAACGGGTAAGAAGGATCTCCACAAAgatgtcatgatggaggaccaccggaaccaCACACCTCCGGGTAAGAAGGATCTCTACAAGGACATCATGATAGAGAACCACCGGAACCGTAcaccaccgggtaagagggatctgtacaaggacgtcatgatggaggaccaccggaaccgtACACCACCGGGTAAGAAGGATctctacaaggacgtcatgatggaggaccaccggaaccgtACACCACCCGGTAAGAAGGATctctacaaggacgtcatgatggaggaccaccggaactGTACACCACCGG atGGATCTAGtaagagaaatccaccagagagatgtccaagTCCGAATACATTGGATTGCCCAGAGGAAGATCTCAATGATCATTCGGAATCTCAG GATGCCGATTTTCTCAATATTAAAGTTGAAGATCTAGATGATGAAGAGGACACTTACGTGATGAGTGATCACCACTTTTTGGAGATGGAACATCCTACTGACATCCACAcag ATGGATCCAGGAAAATAAATCTTCCAAAGCATCGTCCCGGCTCACCGTTCTC